From a region of the Wenzhouxiangella sp. XN24 genome:
- a CDS encoding alpha-ketoacid dehydrogenase subunit beta: MAQITLIEGVTMALAWEMEHDDRVIVLGEDVGVNGGVFRATAGLQQRFGAERVMDTPLAESMIAGMSIGMASQGMRPVCEIQFMGFIYPTVDQMINHAGRLRNRTRGRMHVPMVLRAPFGGGIHAPEHHSESTEAMFAHMPGVRVVIPSSPRRAYGLLLAAIRDPDPVVFLEPKRIYRLQKQEVVDNGEALPLDTCYILREGEDVTIVTWGAMTFETLKAAAELEKEGINAEVIDLATISPMDLDTILESVEKTGRLVIVHEAAKSCGVGAEVAAGVAEKGIWDLKAPIVRVTGYDTVMPLFKLEYEYLPSVARIIDGVKKTFED; encoded by the coding sequence ATGGCGCAGATCACGCTGATCGAAGGCGTCACCATGGCGCTGGCCTGGGAGATGGAACATGACGACCGGGTGATCGTGCTCGGCGAAGACGTGGGCGTGAACGGCGGGGTGTTCCGCGCGACCGCCGGCTTGCAGCAGCGTTTCGGCGCAGAGCGCGTGATGGACACGCCGCTCGCCGAGTCGATGATCGCCGGCATGTCGATCGGCATGGCTTCGCAGGGCATGCGTCCGGTGTGCGAGATCCAGTTCATGGGTTTCATCTATCCGACGGTGGACCAGATGATCAATCACGCCGGGCGGCTGCGAAACCGCACGCGCGGGCGGATGCACGTGCCGATGGTGCTGCGCGCGCCATTCGGCGGCGGCATTCATGCCCCGGAACATCACTCGGAGAGCACCGAGGCGATGTTCGCGCACATGCCGGGCGTACGCGTGGTGATCCCCTCCTCGCCACGACGTGCCTACGGGCTGCTGCTGGCGGCGATTCGCGATCCCGATCCCGTGGTGTTCCTCGAACCCAAGCGCATCTACCGCCTGCAGAAACAGGAAGTCGTCGACAACGGCGAGGCACTGCCGCTGGATACCTGCTATATCCTGCGGGAGGGTGAAGACGTGACGATCGTGACCTGGGGCGCGATGACCTTCGAGACCCTGAAGGCCGCTGCGGAGCTCGAGAAAGAAGGCATCAATGCGGAGGTCATCGATCTTGCCACGATCAGCCCGATGGACCTCGACACGATCCTGGAATCGGTCGAGAAGACAGGGCGGCTCGTGATCGTTCATGAAGCCGCCAAGAGCTGCGGCGTGGGCGCCGAAGTGGCTGCCGGCGTCGCCGAGAAGGGCATCTGGGACCTCAAGGCGCCCATCGTTCGCGTGACCGGCTACGATACGGTCATGCCGCTGTTCAAGCTCGAGTACGAATACCTGCCCAGCGTCGCCCGCATCATCGACGGCGTCAAAAAGACCTTCGAGGACTAG
- a CDS encoding dihydrolipoamide acetyltransferase family protein, whose amino-acid sequence MSVKTFNLPDLGEGLPEAEIVSWLVAEGDMVNVDQPMLSVETAKAVVEVPAPYTGRIAKIHAPDGTILPTHSPLVDIDTSVDTTDAAASGSVSGSAESTAAKVDTPAEPAKPAATADEDRADSGTVVGKMMSSDDVLEDADIAGRGRRRTAGKIKAAPAVRALARELGVKLEDCRPTGRHERIVADDVRAAAASTSPPAPRQAPRVKLPPGEPERLRGPRRAMAQSMSAARDLVSQCTIFDDADIHHWVPGQDITARLLRAIAVACRAEPALNGFYDGENMSRQLESRVDIAIAVDTPEGLIVPVVRDVGQKSPQELRADLNAIKTATRERSVKPEDMRDFTFTLSNFGMMAGRYATPVVVPPTIAILGAGGLRHDIVAVMGGIETHRRIPLSLTFDHRCATGGEACRFLAAAIADLQKHE is encoded by the coding sequence ATGAGCGTCAAGACTTTCAACTTGCCGGATCTCGGCGAAGGCCTGCCGGAAGCCGAGATCGTCAGCTGGCTCGTGGCCGAAGGCGACATGGTGAATGTCGATCAGCCGATGCTGTCGGTGGAGACCGCCAAGGCCGTGGTCGAGGTGCCTGCGCCTTACACCGGGCGGATCGCCAAAATCCATGCGCCGGACGGCACGATCCTGCCGACGCATTCCCCGCTCGTGGACATCGACACCAGCGTCGACACGACAGACGCCGCGGCGAGCGGAAGTGTATCCGGCTCCGCGGAATCGACGGCCGCCAAGGTCGATACGCCTGCAGAGCCCGCCAAGCCCGCCGCGACTGCTGACGAAGACCGCGCGGACTCGGGCACCGTCGTCGGCAAGATGATGAGCAGCGACGACGTCCTGGAGGACGCCGATATCGCAGGGCGTGGCCGGCGCCGCACCGCCGGCAAAATTAAGGCCGCTCCGGCCGTCAGGGCGCTGGCCAGGGAACTCGGTGTGAAGCTCGAAGACTGCCGGCCCACCGGGCGTCACGAACGTATCGTGGCCGACGACGTCCGCGCCGCGGCGGCGAGCACGTCGCCCCCCGCACCCCGCCAGGCGCCCAGGGTCAAGCTGCCGCCCGGCGAGCCCGAGCGGTTGCGCGGTCCGCGGCGGGCCATGGCGCAGAGCATGAGCGCCGCGCGGGATCTCGTATCCCAGTGCACGATCTTCGACGACGCCGACATTCACCACTGGGTGCCGGGCCAGGACATCACGGCACGGCTGCTGCGGGCCATCGCCGTGGCCTGCCGGGCGGAACCGGCGCTCAACGGCTTCTATGACGGCGAGAACATGAGCCGCCAGCTCGAGTCGCGGGTCGACATCGCGATCGCCGTAGATACGCCCGAGGGCCTGATCGTGCCGGTCGTCCGCGATGTCGGACAGAAATCACCGCAGGAATTGCGCGCCGACCTGAACGCCATCAAGACGGCGACCCGCGAGCGCAGCGTCAAGCCCGAGGACATGCGCGACTTCACGTTCACCCTGTCCAACTTCGGCATGATGGCCGGCCGCTACGCGACCCCCGTCGTGGTGCCGCCGACGATCGCGATCCTCGGCGCCGGCGGCCTGCGGCACGACATCGTCGCCGTGATGGGCGGCATCGAGACCCATCGGCGCATCCCGTTGTCGCTGACTTTCGACCATCGCTGCGCCACCGGGGGCGAAGCCTGCCGCTTCCTGGCCGCCGCCATCGCGGACCTGCAAAAACACGAATGA